A window of the Cucurbita pepo subsp. pepo cultivar mu-cu-16 chromosome LG01, ASM280686v2, whole genome shotgun sequence genome harbors these coding sequences:
- the LOC111805634 gene encoding non-specific lipid transfer protein GPI-anchored 1-like codes for MKGGNGVVVVVVLVGLLCLAGAEEENLKEECSNDFQQVVSCFEFATGKAAAPSKECCDSIEGIKERKPKCLCFFIQQTHNGNQQIKSMGILETKLLQLPSVCQLKNSSVSYCPKLLGLPANSPDAAIFSNITTPATPAATTTRTSPGGSSGTRMVANSPAGLLAVAVAVIFFTAFLPPITTYEG; via the exons atgaaaggtGGAAACGGCGTCGTTGTGGTGGTGGTTTTGGTGGGGCTGTTGTGTTTGGCTGGGGCAGAAGAAGAGAACCTGAAGGAGGAGTGCAGCAATGACTTCCAGCAGGTGGTGAGCTGCTTCGAATTCGCGACGGGGAAGGCGGCGGCGCCGAGCAAGGAATGCTGTGACTCGATAGAGGGCATAAAAGAGAGGAAGCCGAAGTGCCTGTGTTTCTTCATACAGCAGACGCATAACGGGAACCAGCAGATAAAGAGTATGGGCATTCTAGAGACCAAGCTTCTTCAGCTCCCTTCTGTCTGTCAGTTGAAGAACTCCAGCGTCAGCTATTGCCCTA agCTTCTGGGTTTGCCAGCAAATTCGCCCGACGCTGCTATTTTTAGCAATATTACGACACCAGCAACACCGGCGGCGACGACGACGAGGACGAGTCCCGGCGGAAGTTCCGGAACTAGGATGGTAGCCAATTCTCCCGCCGGTCTACTAGCGGTGGCCGTGGCGGTCATTTTTTTCACAGCATTCCTTCCGCCGATCACCACGTATGAAGGATAA
- the LOC111781917 gene encoding ranBP2-type zinc finger protein At1g67325 isoform X3: protein MSQVDSRNSSAAKRARTDGSRREDDWTCPSCGNVNFSFRTTCNMRNCTQPRPADHNSKSAAKPVQALQGYSYSAPYMGSGVPSSMYPGVPPYGSSIFNGSSIPPYDVPFSGGSAYHYNYGSRFSAGSPYRPLHLSGPPPYSSGSMMGNSAVYGMPPIMDRYGMALPMGPGTMGPRPGFFPDDMSQKKGADATRDNDWACPKCGNINFSFRTVCNMRKCNTPKPGSQGSKNDKTTKQKTPEGSWKCEKCNNINYPFRNKCNRQNCGADKPAGSEKSSSPAQEENDQ, encoded by the exons ATGTCGCAG GTTGATAGCAGGAATTCATCTGCAGCCAAACGTGCTAGAACTGATG GTAGCCGAAGGGAAGATGATTGGACTTGCCCTAGTTGTGGAAATGTCAATTTTTCGTTTAGAACAACTTGCAATATGCGCAATTGCACTCAGCCACGTCCTGCTGATCATAACTCT AAATCTGCTGCCAAGCCCGTTCAAGCACTTCAGGGTTACTCTTATTCTGCCCCTTACATGGGTTCAGGTGTACCCTCTTCAATGTATCCTGGTGTACCACCATATGGTTCTTCCATATTCAACGGTTCATCTATACCTCCCTATGATGTGCCATTTTCTGGGGGATCAGCATATCATTACAACTACGGCAGCCGGTTTTCTGCAGGCAGTCCCTATAGACCCTTGCACCTATCTGGGCCTCCACCTTATTCAAGTGGATCTATGATGGGAAATA GTGCAGTGTATGGTATGCCACCCATAATGGATCGCTATGGCATGGCTTTGCCAATGGGCCCTGGCACCATG GGTCCAAGGCCAGGTTTTTTTCCAGATGATATGTCTCAGAAGAAGGGTGCAG ATGCTACTCGCGACAATGATTGGGCATGCCCGAAATGTGGAAATATCAACTTCTCATTCAGAACTGTCTGTAACATGAGAAAGTGCAATACTCCAAAGCCCGGGTCACAG GGTTCCAAAAATGACAAAACTACTA AGCAAAAGACGCCAGAGGGTAGCTGGAAGTGCGAGAAATGTAACAACATAAATTATCCATTCCGAAACAAGTGCAATAGACAAAATTGCGGAGCAGACAAGCCAGCGGGTTCAGAGAAATCTTCATCACCTGCACAGGAAGAAAATGATCAG TGA
- the LOC111781917 gene encoding ranBP2-type zinc finger protein At1g67325 isoform X2 — MSQVDSRNSSAAKRARTDGSRREDDWTCPSCGNVNFSFRTTCNMRNCTQPRPADHNSKSAAKPVQALQGYSYSAPYMGSGVPSSMYPGVPPYGSSIFNGSSIPPYDVPFSGGSAYHYNYGSRFSAGSPYRPLHLSGPPPYSSGSMMGNSAVYGMPPIMDRYGMALPMGPGTMGPRPGFFPDDMSQKKGADATRDNDWACPKCGNINFSFRTVCNMRKCNTPKPGSQGSKNDKTTKQKTPEGSWKCEKCNNINYPFRNKCNRQNCGADKPAGSEKSSSPAQEENDQVCC; from the exons ATGTCGCAG GTTGATAGCAGGAATTCATCTGCAGCCAAACGTGCTAGAACTGATG GTAGCCGAAGGGAAGATGATTGGACTTGCCCTAGTTGTGGAAATGTCAATTTTTCGTTTAGAACAACTTGCAATATGCGCAATTGCACTCAGCCACGTCCTGCTGATCATAACTCT AAATCTGCTGCCAAGCCCGTTCAAGCACTTCAGGGTTACTCTTATTCTGCCCCTTACATGGGTTCAGGTGTACCCTCTTCAATGTATCCTGGTGTACCACCATATGGTTCTTCCATATTCAACGGTTCATCTATACCTCCCTATGATGTGCCATTTTCTGGGGGATCAGCATATCATTACAACTACGGCAGCCGGTTTTCTGCAGGCAGTCCCTATAGACCCTTGCACCTATCTGGGCCTCCACCTTATTCAAGTGGATCTATGATGGGAAATA GTGCAGTGTATGGTATGCCACCCATAATGGATCGCTATGGCATGGCTTTGCCAATGGGCCCTGGCACCATG GGTCCAAGGCCAGGTTTTTTTCCAGATGATATGTCTCAGAAGAAGGGTGCAG ATGCTACTCGCGACAATGATTGGGCATGCCCGAAATGTGGAAATATCAACTTCTCATTCAGAACTGTCTGTAACATGAGAAAGTGCAATACTCCAAAGCCCGGGTCACAG GGTTCCAAAAATGACAAAACTACTA AGCAAAAGACGCCAGAGGGTAGCTGGAAGTGCGAGAAATGTAACAACATAAATTATCCATTCCGAAACAAGTGCAATAGACAAAATTGCGGAGCAGACAAGCCAGCGGGTTCAGAGAAATCTTCATCACCTGCACAGGAAGAAAATGATCAGGTCTGTTGT TGA
- the LOC111781917 gene encoding ranBP2-type zinc finger protein At1g67325 isoform X1, with protein sequence MSQVDSRNSSAAKRARTDGSRREDDWTCPSCGNVNFSFRTTCNMRNCTQPRPADHNSKSAAKPVQALQGYSYSAPYMGSGVPSSMYPGVPPYGSSIFNGSSIPPYDVPFSGGSAYHYNYGSRFSAGSPYRPLHLSGPPPYSSGSMMGNSAVYGMPPIMDRYGMALPMGPGTMGPRPGFFPDDMSQKKGADATRDNDWACPKCGNINFSFRTVCNMRKCNTPKPGSQGSKNDKTTKQKTPEGSWKCEKCNNINYPFRNKCNRQNCGADKPAGSEKSSSPAQEENDQVCCVSFCISVCCLQLIVLFFRYVCIMKWIPHNLINKIIYEPLEKGYPFGKFSVAG encoded by the exons ATGTCGCAG GTTGATAGCAGGAATTCATCTGCAGCCAAACGTGCTAGAACTGATG GTAGCCGAAGGGAAGATGATTGGACTTGCCCTAGTTGTGGAAATGTCAATTTTTCGTTTAGAACAACTTGCAATATGCGCAATTGCACTCAGCCACGTCCTGCTGATCATAACTCT AAATCTGCTGCCAAGCCCGTTCAAGCACTTCAGGGTTACTCTTATTCTGCCCCTTACATGGGTTCAGGTGTACCCTCTTCAATGTATCCTGGTGTACCACCATATGGTTCTTCCATATTCAACGGTTCATCTATACCTCCCTATGATGTGCCATTTTCTGGGGGATCAGCATATCATTACAACTACGGCAGCCGGTTTTCTGCAGGCAGTCCCTATAGACCCTTGCACCTATCTGGGCCTCCACCTTATTCAAGTGGATCTATGATGGGAAATA GTGCAGTGTATGGTATGCCACCCATAATGGATCGCTATGGCATGGCTTTGCCAATGGGCCCTGGCACCATG GGTCCAAGGCCAGGTTTTTTTCCAGATGATATGTCTCAGAAGAAGGGTGCAG ATGCTACTCGCGACAATGATTGGGCATGCCCGAAATGTGGAAATATCAACTTCTCATTCAGAACTGTCTGTAACATGAGAAAGTGCAATACTCCAAAGCCCGGGTCACAG GGTTCCAAAAATGACAAAACTACTA AGCAAAAGACGCCAGAGGGTAGCTGGAAGTGCGAGAAATGTAACAACATAAATTATCCATTCCGAAACAAGTGCAATAGACAAAATTGCGGAGCAGACAAGCCAGCGGGTTCAGAGAAATCTTCATCACCTGCACAGGAAGAAAATGATCAGGTCTGTTGTGTGAGTTTCTGTATCTCTGTGTGTTGTTTGCAATTGATTGTGCTTTTTTTCAGATATGTATGCATTATGAAGTGGATTCCAcacaatttaattaacaagATAATTTATGAACCACTTGAAAAGGGATACCCTTTTGGTAAATTCTCGGTGGCAGGG TGA
- the LOC111805676 gene encoding squamosa promoter-binding-like protein 12 isoform X2 gives MEWNARPPLQWDWDNLTVLNPRYSEHGDVLHPTIFQTKHGINFGPSNSAGDDRTTGGPFFKLGQTSPKISKSVSTNSSSFEKSRTTKFTLEGFEPTLEDSCNKKEFVEAEVVSTYGTPETSTCSCEPMLSLKLGKQAYFENASAVNLTKPSALMVESRATRKRCQNTPSAHCQVEGCNIDISNIKDYYRKHRVCESHSKSPKVIIGGFERRFCQQCSRFHSISEFDGKKRSCRRRLSNHNARRRKPQSKVVSLNPARLSSWDFENRQIDIFSDKLSLIYPTPNEKSAWESAFSSRHPQCGKYVSKPEPTYGSIGQLNVSGDEMCYVHAMPYHDNTSKAVPFKGAATKILDPAQDLQRALSLLSTDTKGPYEARLFAPDNPNRLVNPNYANQPSISQSPMNLGIQTLPFASVDSQSWGNGHHHPIELQMQIHHPNIEGGNNLFQDFQLFKTPCEIGMFSNQIS, from the exons ATGGAGTGGAATGCAAGACCCCCTTTACAATGGGACTGGGACAACTTAACTGTACTTAATCCCAGATATTCTGAACATGGTGATGTATTACATCCAACTATCTTTCAAACTAAACATGGAATTAACTTTGGACCTTCCAATTCAGCTGGAGATGACAGAACCACTGGTGGTCCTTTTTTCAAGTTGGGGCAAACTTCTCCGAAAATCTCAAAATCAGTTTCCACAAATTCCTCGTCTTTTGAGAAAAGTAGAACTACCAAATTCACGCTTGAGGGATTTGAGCCAACTTTAGAAGATTCTtgcaataaaaaagaatttgttgAGGCTGAAGTGGTCAGCACCTATGGAACACCGGAGACTTCAACCTGCTCCTGCGAGCCAATGCTTAGTCTGAAGCTTGGTAAGCAGGCATACTTTGAAAATGCTAGTGCTGTAAATCTTACAAAGCCATCTGCTTTGATGGTGGAATCCCGTGCTACTCGAAAAAGGTGCCAGAATACACCATCCGCTCACTGCCAAGTTGAAGGTTGTAACATagatatttcaaatattaaggATTATTATCGCAAACATAGAGTTTGTGAAAGTCACTCCAAATCTCCTAAGGTCATCATTGGAGGCTTTGAGCGTCGGTTTTGTCAACAATGTAGTAG GTTTCACAGCATATCTGAGTTTGATGGGAAGAAACGAAGCTGCCGTAGGCGTCTCTCCAATCATAATGCTCGACGACGTAAGCCACAATCAAAGGTTGTCAGTTTGAATCCCGCAAGGCTGTCTTCTTGGGATTTTG AGAACCGGCAGATTGACATTTTCTCTGATAAATTATCACTCATCTATCCTACACCTAATGAAAAGTCAGCATGGGAGTCTGCATTCAGCTCCAGACACCCACAATGTGGCAAGTATGTATCAAAGCCTGAACCGACATATGGTTCGATTGGGCAGCTAAACGTGTCTGGGGATGAAATGTGTTATGTGCATGCTATGCCTTATCACGATAATACCAGTAAGGCCGTCCCCTTCAAAGGAGCTGCAACCAAGATTCTTGATCCAG CACAGGATCTTCAACgtgctctctctcttctgtcaACTGATACAAAGGGTCCTTACGAGGCAAGGCTTTTTGCTCCTGACAACCCTAATCGTCTTGTTAACCCTAACTATGCAAACCAGCCCTCCATATCACAGTCGCCAATGAATCTAGGCATTCAAACTTTGCCCTTTGCTTCAGTGGATTCACAATCCTGGGGCAATGGACATCATCATCCTATCGAATTGCAGATGCAAATCCACCATCCAAACATCGAAGGAGGAAACAATCTCTTTCAGGACTTTCAGCTCTTCAAAACACCATGCGAGATTGGGATGTTCTCCAACCAAATAAGTTGA
- the LOC111805676 gene encoding squamosa promoter-binding-like protein 12 isoform X1, whose product MEWNARPPLQWDWDNLTVLNPRYSEHGDVLHPTIFQTKHGINFGPSNSAGDDRTTGGPFFKLGQTSPKISKSVSTNSSSFEKSRTTKFTLEGFEPTLEDSCNKKEFVEAEVVSTYGTPETSTCSCEPMLSLKLGKQAYFENASAVNLTKPSALMVESRATRKRCQNTPSAHCQVEGCNIDISNIKDYYRKHRVCESHSKSPKVIIGGFERRFCQQCSRFHSISEFDGKKRSCRRRLSNHNARRRKPQSKVVSLNPARLSSWDFENRQIDIFSDKLSLIYPTPNEKSAWESAFSSRHPQCGKYVSKPEPTYGSIGQLNVSGDEMCYVHAMPYHDNTSKAVPFKGAATKILDPEGYVIPSNLNSAQDLQRALSLLSTDTKGPYEARLFAPDNPNRLVNPNYANQPSISQSPMNLGIQTLPFASVDSQSWGNGHHHPIELQMQIHHPNIEGGNNLFQDFQLFKTPCEIGMFSNQIS is encoded by the exons ATGGAGTGGAATGCAAGACCCCCTTTACAATGGGACTGGGACAACTTAACTGTACTTAATCCCAGATATTCTGAACATGGTGATGTATTACATCCAACTATCTTTCAAACTAAACATGGAATTAACTTTGGACCTTCCAATTCAGCTGGAGATGACAGAACCACTGGTGGTCCTTTTTTCAAGTTGGGGCAAACTTCTCCGAAAATCTCAAAATCAGTTTCCACAAATTCCTCGTCTTTTGAGAAAAGTAGAACTACCAAATTCACGCTTGAGGGATTTGAGCCAACTTTAGAAGATTCTtgcaataaaaaagaatttgttgAGGCTGAAGTGGTCAGCACCTATGGAACACCGGAGACTTCAACCTGCTCCTGCGAGCCAATGCTTAGTCTGAAGCTTGGTAAGCAGGCATACTTTGAAAATGCTAGTGCTGTAAATCTTACAAAGCCATCTGCTTTGATGGTGGAATCCCGTGCTACTCGAAAAAGGTGCCAGAATACACCATCCGCTCACTGCCAAGTTGAAGGTTGTAACATagatatttcaaatattaaggATTATTATCGCAAACATAGAGTTTGTGAAAGTCACTCCAAATCTCCTAAGGTCATCATTGGAGGCTTTGAGCGTCGGTTTTGTCAACAATGTAGTAG GTTTCACAGCATATCTGAGTTTGATGGGAAGAAACGAAGCTGCCGTAGGCGTCTCTCCAATCATAATGCTCGACGACGTAAGCCACAATCAAAGGTTGTCAGTTTGAATCCCGCAAGGCTGTCTTCTTGGGATTTTG AGAACCGGCAGATTGACATTTTCTCTGATAAATTATCACTCATCTATCCTACACCTAATGAAAAGTCAGCATGGGAGTCTGCATTCAGCTCCAGACACCCACAATGTGGCAAGTATGTATCAAAGCCTGAACCGACATATGGTTCGATTGGGCAGCTAAACGTGTCTGGGGATGAAATGTGTTATGTGCATGCTATGCCTTATCACGATAATACCAGTAAGGCCGTCCCCTTCAAAGGAGCTGCAACCAAGATTCTTGATCCAG AAGGATATGTGATTCCTTCCAATCTGAATTCAGCACAGGATCTTCAACgtgctctctctcttctgtcaACTGATACAAAGGGTCCTTACGAGGCAAGGCTTTTTGCTCCTGACAACCCTAATCGTCTTGTTAACCCTAACTATGCAAACCAGCCCTCCATATCACAGTCGCCAATGAATCTAGGCATTCAAACTTTGCCCTTTGCTTCAGTGGATTCACAATCCTGGGGCAATGGACATCATCATCCTATCGAATTGCAGATGCAAATCCACCATCCAAACATCGAAGGAGGAAACAATCTCTTTCAGGACTTTCAGCTCTTCAAAACACCATGCGAGATTGGGATGTTCTCCAACCAAATAAGTTGA
- the LOC111805676 gene encoding squamosa promoter-binding-like protein 12 isoform X4, with protein MEWNARPPLQWDWDNLTVLNPRYSEHAGDDRTTGGPFFKLGQTSPKISKSVSTNSSSFEKSRTTKFTLEGFEPTLEDSCNKKEFVEAEVVSTYGTPETSTCSCEPMLSLKLGKQAYFENASAVNLTKPSALMVESRATRKRCQNTPSAHCQVEGCNIDISNIKDYYRKHRVCESHSKSPKVIIGGFERRFCQQCSRFHSISEFDGKKRSCRRRLSNHNARRRKPQSKVVSLNPARLSSWDFENRQIDIFSDKLSLIYPTPNEKSAWESAFSSRHPQCGKYVSKPEPTYGSIGQLNVSGDEMCYVHAMPYHDNTSKAVPFKGAATKILDPEGYVIPSNLNSAQDLQRALSLLSTDTKGPYEARLFAPDNPNRLVNPNYANQPSISQSPMNLGIQTLPFASVDSQSWGNGHHHPIELQMQIHHPNIEGGNNLFQDFQLFKTPCEIGMFSNQIS; from the exons ATGGAGTGGAATGCAAGACCCCCTTTACAATGGGACTGGGACAACTTAACTGTACTTAATCCCAGATATTCTGAACATG CTGGAGATGACAGAACCACTGGTGGTCCTTTTTTCAAGTTGGGGCAAACTTCTCCGAAAATCTCAAAATCAGTTTCCACAAATTCCTCGTCTTTTGAGAAAAGTAGAACTACCAAATTCACGCTTGAGGGATTTGAGCCAACTTTAGAAGATTCTtgcaataaaaaagaatttgttgAGGCTGAAGTGGTCAGCACCTATGGAACACCGGAGACTTCAACCTGCTCCTGCGAGCCAATGCTTAGTCTGAAGCTTGGTAAGCAGGCATACTTTGAAAATGCTAGTGCTGTAAATCTTACAAAGCCATCTGCTTTGATGGTGGAATCCCGTGCTACTCGAAAAAGGTGCCAGAATACACCATCCGCTCACTGCCAAGTTGAAGGTTGTAACATagatatttcaaatattaaggATTATTATCGCAAACATAGAGTTTGTGAAAGTCACTCCAAATCTCCTAAGGTCATCATTGGAGGCTTTGAGCGTCGGTTTTGTCAACAATGTAGTAG GTTTCACAGCATATCTGAGTTTGATGGGAAGAAACGAAGCTGCCGTAGGCGTCTCTCCAATCATAATGCTCGACGACGTAAGCCACAATCAAAGGTTGTCAGTTTGAATCCCGCAAGGCTGTCTTCTTGGGATTTTG AGAACCGGCAGATTGACATTTTCTCTGATAAATTATCACTCATCTATCCTACACCTAATGAAAAGTCAGCATGGGAGTCTGCATTCAGCTCCAGACACCCACAATGTGGCAAGTATGTATCAAAGCCTGAACCGACATATGGTTCGATTGGGCAGCTAAACGTGTCTGGGGATGAAATGTGTTATGTGCATGCTATGCCTTATCACGATAATACCAGTAAGGCCGTCCCCTTCAAAGGAGCTGCAACCAAGATTCTTGATCCAG AAGGATATGTGATTCCTTCCAATCTGAATTCAGCACAGGATCTTCAACgtgctctctctcttctgtcaACTGATACAAAGGGTCCTTACGAGGCAAGGCTTTTTGCTCCTGACAACCCTAATCGTCTTGTTAACCCTAACTATGCAAACCAGCCCTCCATATCACAGTCGCCAATGAATCTAGGCATTCAAACTTTGCCCTTTGCTTCAGTGGATTCACAATCCTGGGGCAATGGACATCATCATCCTATCGAATTGCAGATGCAAATCCACCATCCAAACATCGAAGGAGGAAACAATCTCTTTCAGGACTTTCAGCTCTTCAAAACACCATGCGAGATTGGGATGTTCTCCAACCAAATAAGTTGA
- the LOC111805676 gene encoding squamosa promoter-binding-like protein 12 isoform X3 has product MRRFPQPFVIDGVECKTPFTMGLGQLNSGDDRTTGGPFFKLGQTSPKISKSVSTNSSSFEKSRTTKFTLEGFEPTLEDSCNKKEFVEAEVVSTYGTPETSTCSCEPMLSLKLGKQAYFENASAVNLTKPSALMVESRATRKRCQNTPSAHCQVEGCNIDISNIKDYYRKHRVCESHSKSPKVIIGGFERRFCQQCSRFHSISEFDGKKRSCRRRLSNHNARRRKPQSKVVSLNPARLSSWDFENRQIDIFSDKLSLIYPTPNEKSAWESAFSSRHPQCGKYVSKPEPTYGSIGQLNVSGDEMCYVHAMPYHDNTSKAVPFKGAATKILDPEGYVIPSNLNSAQDLQRALSLLSTDTKGPYEARLFAPDNPNRLVNPNYANQPSISQSPMNLGIQTLPFASVDSQSWGNGHHHPIELQMQIHHPNIEGGNNLFQDFQLFKTPCEIGMFSNQIS; this is encoded by the exons ATGAGACGTTTCCCCCAGCCATTTGTAATTGATGGAGTGGAATGCAAGACCCCCTTTACAATGGGACTGGGACAACTTAACT CTGGAGATGACAGAACCACTGGTGGTCCTTTTTTCAAGTTGGGGCAAACTTCTCCGAAAATCTCAAAATCAGTTTCCACAAATTCCTCGTCTTTTGAGAAAAGTAGAACTACCAAATTCACGCTTGAGGGATTTGAGCCAACTTTAGAAGATTCTtgcaataaaaaagaatttgttgAGGCTGAAGTGGTCAGCACCTATGGAACACCGGAGACTTCAACCTGCTCCTGCGAGCCAATGCTTAGTCTGAAGCTTGGTAAGCAGGCATACTTTGAAAATGCTAGTGCTGTAAATCTTACAAAGCCATCTGCTTTGATGGTGGAATCCCGTGCTACTCGAAAAAGGTGCCAGAATACACCATCCGCTCACTGCCAAGTTGAAGGTTGTAACATagatatttcaaatattaaggATTATTATCGCAAACATAGAGTTTGTGAAAGTCACTCCAAATCTCCTAAGGTCATCATTGGAGGCTTTGAGCGTCGGTTTTGTCAACAATGTAGTAG GTTTCACAGCATATCTGAGTTTGATGGGAAGAAACGAAGCTGCCGTAGGCGTCTCTCCAATCATAATGCTCGACGACGTAAGCCACAATCAAAGGTTGTCAGTTTGAATCCCGCAAGGCTGTCTTCTTGGGATTTTG AGAACCGGCAGATTGACATTTTCTCTGATAAATTATCACTCATCTATCCTACACCTAATGAAAAGTCAGCATGGGAGTCTGCATTCAGCTCCAGACACCCACAATGTGGCAAGTATGTATCAAAGCCTGAACCGACATATGGTTCGATTGGGCAGCTAAACGTGTCTGGGGATGAAATGTGTTATGTGCATGCTATGCCTTATCACGATAATACCAGTAAGGCCGTCCCCTTCAAAGGAGCTGCAACCAAGATTCTTGATCCAG AAGGATATGTGATTCCTTCCAATCTGAATTCAGCACAGGATCTTCAACgtgctctctctcttctgtcaACTGATACAAAGGGTCCTTACGAGGCAAGGCTTTTTGCTCCTGACAACCCTAATCGTCTTGTTAACCCTAACTATGCAAACCAGCCCTCCATATCACAGTCGCCAATGAATCTAGGCATTCAAACTTTGCCCTTTGCTTCAGTGGATTCACAATCCTGGGGCAATGGACATCATCATCCTATCGAATTGCAGATGCAAATCCACCATCCAAACATCGAAGGAGGAAACAATCTCTTTCAGGACTTTCAGCTCTTCAAAACACCATGCGAGATTGGGATGTTCTCCAACCAAATAAGTTGA
- the LOC111785987 gene encoding uncharacterized protein LOC111785987 — translation MAGLLGLRGLAPKTKNIVVAGGLTAFVFGVYFYTMRAVGGSDELQVAIDQFEAQKDNKDSNV, via the coding sequence ATGGCTGGACTTTTGGGATTGAGGGGCCTTGCACCCAAGACAAAGAATATTGTTGTTGCTGGAGGTTTAACTGCCTTCGTGTTTGGGGTTTATTTCTACACAATGAGAGCTGTTGGAGGCTCCGATGAACTGCAAGTAGCCATAGACCAGTTTGAAGCGCAGAAAGACAACAAGGATTCGAACGTGTAG
- the LOC111801381 gene encoding (+)-neomenthol dehydrogenase-like has translation MESKEFDLSSSSSSPVSDRWWSKNTVAVVTGANKGIGFALVRRLAQSELTVILTARDEARGLQAVETLRNEGLHVLFRRLDVADPVSISAFAAWFTANFQALDILVNNAAVSFNHIKQNSVEHAETVLKTNFYGAKLLTEALLPYFRSSPSRSRILNITSRLGTIDRVRNMKVKEILESKDLAEEDIHGVVCAFLEDVQRGTWTNQGWPAVWTDYAVSKLALNSYTKVLANRYGAFGSVSVNCFCPGFTQTSMTGGKGTHTADAAALVGARLALLPPHRLPTGQFFSWGPNYVTPKNSKL, from the exons ATGGAATCCAAGGAATTCGacctctcctcctcctcctcttctcccGTCTCCGACAG ATGGTGGTCCAAGAACACAGTAGCGGTCGTTACCGGAGCCAATAAGGGGATCGGATTTGCCCTAGTTAGACGATTAGCGCAATCGGAACTCACAGTGATATTAACCGCTAGGGATGAAGCAAGAGGACTACAAGCCGTCGAAACGCTACGAAATGAAGGACTCCACGTTCTGTTCCGCCGCCTCGATGTTGCCGATCCTGTCTCCATCAGCGCCTTCGCGGCCTGGTTCACCGCCAATTTTCAAGCCCTCGACATTCTT GTTAATAACGCTGCGGTTTCATTCAACCACATCAAACAGAACTCCGTAGAACACGCGGAAACAGTACTGAAAACCAACTTTTACGGCGCAAAATTACTCACCGAAGCTCTTTTGCCTTACTTTCGCTCTTCTCCTTCCAGGAGCCGAATTCTCAACATCACCTCTAGGCTGGGAACCATCGAC AGAGTAAGGAACATGAAAGTGAAAGAGATTCTTGAGAGTAAAGATCTGGCGGAGGAGGACATCCACGGCGTTGTGTGTGCCTTTCTGGAGGACGTGCAGAGAGGCACATGGACGAACCAAGGCTGGCCCGCGGTGTGGACGGACTACGCAGTGTCCAAGCTCGCGCTGAACTCTTACACCAAAGTTTTGGCCAACCGATACGGTGCGTTTGGGTCTGTGAGTGTCAACTGCTTTTGCCCAGGCTTCACTCAGACATCCATGACTGGTGGCAAAGGGACTCACACAGCTGACGCCGCCGCTCTCGTCGGAGCTAGGTTGGCCTTGCTGCCGCCTCACCGTTTACCAACTGGCCAGTTCTTCTCGTGGGGGCCTAACTATGTTACACCCAAAAACTCCAAGTTATAG